The following proteins are co-located in the Perca fluviatilis chromosome 22, GENO_Pfluv_1.0, whole genome shotgun sequence genome:
- the LOC120552316 gene encoding phosphatidate phosphatase LPIN2-like isoform X1, whose product MRVNDIGRRTEVDTMNYVGQLAGQVLVTVKELYKGINQATLSGCIDVIVVQQPDGTFQCSPFHVRFGKLGVLRSREKVIDIEINGEPVELHMKLGDNGEAFFVQETEQHNEIVPAHLVTSPIPTEEALFWSREPRCGGSAADNGQPMNPEDSASGNPQPCSNNAGKKKRRRRRKHKAEPRREEQTTPAGGELELFDLSSDEEHNAQNGRASSLSMVKENMDYKQHSPLTALEWDSYPFSDGDWPPCTTREMSEPMSPKSDSELMVKPAESMLRAESHMQWTWGEFPESTRVNKKDKSEPKTLTITPSENTHFRVILSTEAMEEREGERTTDPICSIVKPEPRTIRIDQCGFKPQPPEASPCNTNITKHKPDLSDLMSNSFTSEPCPTNTDLIPKTACKPKWKSTPPSCRDSSTAASVAANIAGDSSAVCPDARASSKPTDSPAKRRGVRKRSQHQGPEDIYLDDLNALEPDVVARYFPKSESEQVEVERRSGSQSPQSVGSAAADSGTECLSDSAGDLPDVTLSLCGGVGENSEIPKEKFMEHIITYNEFAENPAIIDNPNLVVRIANRYYNWTLAAPLILSMQAFQKNLPKATEEAWVKEKMPKKSGRWWFWRKSSVKQLSSETKLERQESLTTESPSLHQAPDIQQKAAEWSSDDETKELNAAGPSTEHVQTEGPALAPCHSYKKSLRLSSDQIASLKLREGPNDVTFSITTQYQGTCRCEGTIYLWNWDDKVIISDIDGTITKSDVFGQILPQLGKDWTHQGIAKLYHSVHENGYKFLYCSARAIGMADMTRGYLHWVNDRGTLLPQGPLMLSPSSLFSAFHREIIEKKPEKFKIECLTDIKNLFFPNTHPFYAAFGNRANDVFAYKQVGVPVCRIFTVNPKGELILEQAKGNKTSYSRLSELVEHVFPLRSSQHSATFSCPEFSSFCYWRQPIAEVCFEELL is encoded by the exons ATGCGCGTCAATGACATCGGAAGGAGGACAGAG GTGGACACCATGAACTACGTGGGGCAGCTGGCAGGCCAGGTGCTGGTGACAGTAAAGGAGCTGTATAAGGGGATCAATCAGGCAACTCTGTCGGGCTGCATCGACGTGATCGTGGTCCAACAGCCTGATGGGACATTCCAGTGCTCCCCTTTCCATGTCCGCTTTGGAAAACTGGGGGTGCTGCGCTCTAGGGAGAAAGTA ATTGACATAGAAATCAATGGGGAACCTGTAGAGCTGCACATGAAGCTAGGAGACAACGGTGAGGCCTTTTTTGTCCAGGAGACAGAGCAGCACAAT GAGATTGTCCCTGCCCACCTGGTGACCTCGCCCATCCCCACAGAAGAGGCTCTGTTCTGGAGCAGAGAGCCCAGATGTGGTGGATCAGCGGCGGACAACGGTCAGCCTATGAATCCAGAAGATTCTGCCTCTGGAAACCCCCAACCCTGCTCCAACAACGCCggcaagaagaagaggagacgCAGGAGGAAGCACAAGGCCGAGCCACGCAGGGAGGAGCAAACCACACCTGCAGGCGGGGAGCTGGAGCTGTTTGACCTCAGTTCAGATGAGGAGCACAATGCGCAAAATGGACG GGCATCATCGCTCTCCATGGTGAAGGAAAATATGGACTACAAGCAACATTCCCCTCTCACCGCCCTCGAATGGGACAGCTACCCTTTCTCCGATGGAGACTGGCCCCCTTGCACTAC CAGGGAGATGTCGGAGCCCATGTCACCCAAGAGTGACTCTGAGCTGATGGTAAAGCCAGCAGAAAGCATGCTCAGGGCTGAGTCCCACATGCAGTGGACCTGGGGAGAGTTTCCGGAATCCACCAGG GTCAACAAAAAGGACAAATCAGAGCCAAAGACGTTGACCATCACTCCCTCTGAGAACACACATTTCAGGGTTATCTTGAGCACAGAAGCCATGGAggaaagggaaggagagagaaccACGGATCCCATTTGCAGTATTGTAAAGCCAGAGCCTCGGACCATCAGAATTGATCAGTGCGGCTTCAAACCACAGCCCCCCGAAGCTTCGCCATGCAATACAAACATTACCAAGCACAAGCCAGACCTTTCAGATTTAATGTCCAACAGTTTTACCTCTGAGCCGTGTCCCACTAACACCGACCTCATCCCAAAAACCGCATGCAAGCCCAAGTGGAAGTCTACCCCACCCAGCTGCAGGGACAGCAGCACCGCTGCCAGTGTAGCCGCTAACATAGCTGGAGACTCGTCAGCTGTTTGTCCTGATGCAAGAGCCTCATCCAAACCCACCGACTCCCCCGCCAAGAGGAGAG GTGTGAGGAAGAGGAGCCAACATCAGGGACCTGAAGATATTTACCTGGATGACTTGAATGCACTTGAACCTGATGTTGTTGCCCGGTACTTCCCTAAAAG tgagtCTGAGCAGGTTGAGGTGGAGAGGCGCTCTGGATCCCAGTCTCCCCAGTCTGTtggcagcgcagcagcagacaGCGGCACTGAGTGTCTGTCTGATTCTGCTGGCGACCTCCCTGATGTCACCCTGTCGTTGTGTGGAGGCGTTGGTGAGAACTCAGAGATCCCTAAAG AAAAATTCATGGAGCACATCATTACCTATAATGAATTTGCAGAGAATCCAGCAATAATCGACAATCCTAATTTGGTAGTTAGAATTGCAAACAG GTATTACAACTGGACACTGGCAGCACCGTTGATACTTAGTATGCAGGCTTTTCAGAAGAACTTGCCAAAG GCTACAGAGGAGGCCTGGGTGAAGgagaaaatgccaaaaaagtcTGGACGCTGGTGGTTCTGGAGAAAGAGCAGCGTAAAGCAG tTATCATCAGAGACCAAGTTAGAGAGACAGGAGTCTCTGACCACAGAGAGCCCTTCCCTTCACCAGGCCCCAGACATACA GCAGAAAGCAGCAGAGTGGTCCAGCGACGATGAGACTAAAGAGCTAAACGCTGCTGGGCCATCTACTGAGCACGTGCAGACAGAGGGCCCAGCACTGGCGCCTTGTCACTCTTACAAGAAGTCCCTCCGCCTGTCGTCTGACCAGATA GCCAGCCTGAAGCTAAGAGAGGGCCCTAATGATGTCACCTTCAGCATAACCACTCAGTACCAGGGGACTTGTCGCTGCGAGGGAACAATCTACCTGTGGAACTGGGACGACAAGGTCATAATCTCTGACATCGATGGCACCATCACCAA GTCAGATGTGTTTGGTCAAATTCTGCCTCAGCTCGGAAAAGACTGGACTCATCAAGGCATCGCTAAGCTCTACCACTCAGTGCACGA GAATGGTTACAAGTTCCTGTACTGTTCGGCCCGAGCAATCGGCATGGCTGACATGACCCGAGGATATCTGCACTGGGTGAACGATAGAGGGACTCTCCTGCCTCAAGGGCCGCTCATGCTCTCCCCCAGCAGCCTCTTCTCCGCCTTCCACAG AGAGATCATAGAAAAAAAGCCTGAGAAGTTCAAGATCGAATGCCTCACAGACATCAAGAACCTGTTTTTCCCAAACACACATCCCTTCTATGCAGCCTTTGGAAACCGAGCAAAC GACGTGTTTGCCTACAAGCAAGTGGGCGTGCCCGTGTGTCGGATATTCACAGTGAATCCCAAAGGGGAGTTAATCCTCGAGCAAGCCAAAGGCAATAAAACATC atacAGCCGGCTGAGTGAGCTGGTGGAGCATGTTTTTCCTTTACGAAGTTCACAACACAGCGCCACCTTCAGCTGTCCAGAGTTCAGCTCCTTCTGTTACTGGAGACAGCCAATCGCCGAGGTGTGTTTTGAGGAGCTGCTCTAA
- the LOC120552316 gene encoding phosphatidate phosphatase LPIN2-like isoform X2, translated as MNYVGQLAGQVLVTVKELYKGINQATLSGCIDVIVVQQPDGTFQCSPFHVRFGKLGVLRSREKVIDIEINGEPVELHMKLGDNGEAFFVQETEQHNEIVPAHLVTSPIPTEEALFWSREPRCGGSAADNGQPMNPEDSASGNPQPCSNNAGKKKRRRRRKHKAEPRREEQTTPAGGELELFDLSSDEEHNAQNGRASSLSMVKENMDYKQHSPLTALEWDSYPFSDGDWPPCTTREMSEPMSPKSDSELMVKPAESMLRAESHMQWTWGEFPESTRVNKKDKSEPKTLTITPSENTHFRVILSTEAMEEREGERTTDPICSIVKPEPRTIRIDQCGFKPQPPEASPCNTNITKHKPDLSDLMSNSFTSEPCPTNTDLIPKTACKPKWKSTPPSCRDSSTAASVAANIAGDSSAVCPDARASSKPTDSPAKRRGVRKRSQHQGPEDIYLDDLNALEPDVVARYFPKSESEQVEVERRSGSQSPQSVGSAAADSGTECLSDSAGDLPDVTLSLCGGVGENSEIPKEKFMEHIITYNEFAENPAIIDNPNLVVRIANRYYNWTLAAPLILSMQAFQKNLPKATEEAWVKEKMPKKSGRWWFWRKSSVKQLSSETKLERQESLTTESPSLHQAPDIQQKAAEWSSDDETKELNAAGPSTEHVQTEGPALAPCHSYKKSLRLSSDQIASLKLREGPNDVTFSITTQYQGTCRCEGTIYLWNWDDKVIISDIDGTITKSDVFGQILPQLGKDWTHQGIAKLYHSVHENGYKFLYCSARAIGMADMTRGYLHWVNDRGTLLPQGPLMLSPSSLFSAFHREIIEKKPEKFKIECLTDIKNLFFPNTHPFYAAFGNRANDVFAYKQVGVPVCRIFTVNPKGELILEQAKGNKTSYSRLSELVEHVFPLRSSQHSATFSCPEFSSFCYWRQPIAEVCFEELL; from the exons ATGAACTACGTGGGGCAGCTGGCAGGCCAGGTGCTGGTGACAGTAAAGGAGCTGTATAAGGGGATCAATCAGGCAACTCTGTCGGGCTGCATCGACGTGATCGTGGTCCAACAGCCTGATGGGACATTCCAGTGCTCCCCTTTCCATGTCCGCTTTGGAAAACTGGGGGTGCTGCGCTCTAGGGAGAAAGTA ATTGACATAGAAATCAATGGGGAACCTGTAGAGCTGCACATGAAGCTAGGAGACAACGGTGAGGCCTTTTTTGTCCAGGAGACAGAGCAGCACAAT GAGATTGTCCCTGCCCACCTGGTGACCTCGCCCATCCCCACAGAAGAGGCTCTGTTCTGGAGCAGAGAGCCCAGATGTGGTGGATCAGCGGCGGACAACGGTCAGCCTATGAATCCAGAAGATTCTGCCTCTGGAAACCCCCAACCCTGCTCCAACAACGCCggcaagaagaagaggagacgCAGGAGGAAGCACAAGGCCGAGCCACGCAGGGAGGAGCAAACCACACCTGCAGGCGGGGAGCTGGAGCTGTTTGACCTCAGTTCAGATGAGGAGCACAATGCGCAAAATGGACG GGCATCATCGCTCTCCATGGTGAAGGAAAATATGGACTACAAGCAACATTCCCCTCTCACCGCCCTCGAATGGGACAGCTACCCTTTCTCCGATGGAGACTGGCCCCCTTGCACTAC CAGGGAGATGTCGGAGCCCATGTCACCCAAGAGTGACTCTGAGCTGATGGTAAAGCCAGCAGAAAGCATGCTCAGGGCTGAGTCCCACATGCAGTGGACCTGGGGAGAGTTTCCGGAATCCACCAGG GTCAACAAAAAGGACAAATCAGAGCCAAAGACGTTGACCATCACTCCCTCTGAGAACACACATTTCAGGGTTATCTTGAGCACAGAAGCCATGGAggaaagggaaggagagagaaccACGGATCCCATTTGCAGTATTGTAAAGCCAGAGCCTCGGACCATCAGAATTGATCAGTGCGGCTTCAAACCACAGCCCCCCGAAGCTTCGCCATGCAATACAAACATTACCAAGCACAAGCCAGACCTTTCAGATTTAATGTCCAACAGTTTTACCTCTGAGCCGTGTCCCACTAACACCGACCTCATCCCAAAAACCGCATGCAAGCCCAAGTGGAAGTCTACCCCACCCAGCTGCAGGGACAGCAGCACCGCTGCCAGTGTAGCCGCTAACATAGCTGGAGACTCGTCAGCTGTTTGTCCTGATGCAAGAGCCTCATCCAAACCCACCGACTCCCCCGCCAAGAGGAGAG GTGTGAGGAAGAGGAGCCAACATCAGGGACCTGAAGATATTTACCTGGATGACTTGAATGCACTTGAACCTGATGTTGTTGCCCGGTACTTCCCTAAAAG tgagtCTGAGCAGGTTGAGGTGGAGAGGCGCTCTGGATCCCAGTCTCCCCAGTCTGTtggcagcgcagcagcagacaGCGGCACTGAGTGTCTGTCTGATTCTGCTGGCGACCTCCCTGATGTCACCCTGTCGTTGTGTGGAGGCGTTGGTGAGAACTCAGAGATCCCTAAAG AAAAATTCATGGAGCACATCATTACCTATAATGAATTTGCAGAGAATCCAGCAATAATCGACAATCCTAATTTGGTAGTTAGAATTGCAAACAG GTATTACAACTGGACACTGGCAGCACCGTTGATACTTAGTATGCAGGCTTTTCAGAAGAACTTGCCAAAG GCTACAGAGGAGGCCTGGGTGAAGgagaaaatgccaaaaaagtcTGGACGCTGGTGGTTCTGGAGAAAGAGCAGCGTAAAGCAG tTATCATCAGAGACCAAGTTAGAGAGACAGGAGTCTCTGACCACAGAGAGCCCTTCCCTTCACCAGGCCCCAGACATACA GCAGAAAGCAGCAGAGTGGTCCAGCGACGATGAGACTAAAGAGCTAAACGCTGCTGGGCCATCTACTGAGCACGTGCAGACAGAGGGCCCAGCACTGGCGCCTTGTCACTCTTACAAGAAGTCCCTCCGCCTGTCGTCTGACCAGATA GCCAGCCTGAAGCTAAGAGAGGGCCCTAATGATGTCACCTTCAGCATAACCACTCAGTACCAGGGGACTTGTCGCTGCGAGGGAACAATCTACCTGTGGAACTGGGACGACAAGGTCATAATCTCTGACATCGATGGCACCATCACCAA GTCAGATGTGTTTGGTCAAATTCTGCCTCAGCTCGGAAAAGACTGGACTCATCAAGGCATCGCTAAGCTCTACCACTCAGTGCACGA GAATGGTTACAAGTTCCTGTACTGTTCGGCCCGAGCAATCGGCATGGCTGACATGACCCGAGGATATCTGCACTGGGTGAACGATAGAGGGACTCTCCTGCCTCAAGGGCCGCTCATGCTCTCCCCCAGCAGCCTCTTCTCCGCCTTCCACAG AGAGATCATAGAAAAAAAGCCTGAGAAGTTCAAGATCGAATGCCTCACAGACATCAAGAACCTGTTTTTCCCAAACACACATCCCTTCTATGCAGCCTTTGGAAACCGAGCAAAC GACGTGTTTGCCTACAAGCAAGTGGGCGTGCCCGTGTGTCGGATATTCACAGTGAATCCCAAAGGGGAGTTAATCCTCGAGCAAGCCAAAGGCAATAAAACATC atacAGCCGGCTGAGTGAGCTGGTGGAGCATGTTTTTCCTTTACGAAGTTCACAACACAGCGCCACCTTCAGCTGTCCAGAGTTCAGCTCCTTCTGTTACTGGAGACAGCCAATCGCCGAGGTGTGTTTTGAGGAGCTGCTCTAA